In Candida albicans SC5314 chromosome 4, complete sequence, the genomic window caaatgctGATTCTAATACTTTGCATAGATCAGTAAGGATACCAAATGATGTCCATGAAATCATTTCACAAAGATTACCACCTGAGCTTTATTTTTACCAATCCATGGGCTTATTACCTTTAGCATTATTAGGATCAATAGTGAAAGGAGAATTAATTATCAGAGCACCATTAGAAGGTGGCATGGGTAACAAGAGTAATGAATCAtacaagaatttgattaCCCTGAAGTTTTATGTGGAATTGTTAGATTCACAGTTCAATTTAATAACTCAATTTTTGGCCAGATACTATcaagttaaaaaaattagggTCAAATATTGGTTTAAAAAGGATATtttagaattgaataatCGATTCACACCTCCAATTagcaaaaaattgaataaatttattatttccgATGATGGGGCCGGTGAGAATTTTGCCATTAGTAAATTTTTCCATTCGAGGCTTAATGGAGAATATACTTCAACTAAAACTGTTGGAACAAGAAGTGATATTATTTCAACTATCTTATTGAGGGCGTTGTATCTTTACGGAATTGTCAACGATAAATCAGAGTTATCGAGTATTGGTAAAATATTGGTTGAGTTTGCCAAAAGCGTTAACAGCGATATAAGCCAAGAAGATTTTGAACATATAATATTGCTTGTATTGTTATTGGATTCAAAAACATTAAAGTTAAATGAACCAAGCAAAGAATATACTGATGTTTCAAACTATTACAAGAAAAGTATGGttgatcaacaacagcaacagcagcagcagcagcaacagcagcaacaacaacaatattcTAATCAATTCAGCAAACAAGGTCTTGCAGATGATATAGTTAAAAAGATCACGTTGATTTCAAGGATATTCTCGTTTAAGAAACTCAATGTCTCGCCAATAAATTACCAAGGTCCGATTTCTAGAAGTTTATTGAACTTTAGAAGCCATGTTGAATTTATCAACTACAATTTGATTAACACTTTGCAGTTGGTCCTTGTTGATTTCATAGTCCGACAAGAACAAAATAGTATCAAAACAGATTATGAAACCAAAGACGATTGGTACAAATTGATCGATCAATTACCATTTTATAAAAGTTTGAATAACACATTAATGGGTGTAATTAGTGagatttattttgaaatggcaattaaacaaaaacaaggACAGCCGCAATTAACCAAGgaagaaataattaaaaattgtcAAAATCACTTGGCCGATCATATTTTCTCGGTGAATATTCCATCATTTAACATTAATGTCAATGGTATTAACTCGACTTCTAAGACACAATTGAACAACGATTTCAAACAAGGAGTAGAGTGGTGGAAGAAATTCATAATATTGGTtgatattataaataaGATTGATAAGAAATTGGTTGATAATAGTTTGTATCAAGAAATCAAGCAGGCAGATGAGTTTTTAAAAGAGTTTGTATAGAGCTgaatatatttgaaaactttttctgtttttcaACGTAAACACTTTATATTACAATTAAACTCTTTCATATATAGAAACTCTATAtctaaattaaatatacaaaacaaaacaaaaaataaataaatagcAACACAACCTCAGCACATTCTGCGATTTGTTATATTACCATTGATGATATTCTTCTGATAGCTtgaatattaaaattttgaGGTGTAAAATGTGTTAAGCTGTACAAAAATTGCTTGGCCGAGCGCATCAACTTTTGCGCTTTCAAACCACGTTCATTGATTGACCGTGGAAAACACAAATACTCCTACCAAATACACTCAATttgacaaaaaaatgtataaCATTTAAATGATTGTGTTATTTTTCTGTTAATTGAGATCTTCTCAGGAAACTAACGCTAAAAACTATCAAAAATCGGGTAGAAAAGTTTGGCTCGAAATAAATATAACAATCATAAAcaagaatcaaaagaaaaaaccaCTAGTACCAGTTAATACAAAGTGAAATGTATAATTCAGTAGTTGCGCCTAACATAATCAACAAgtataacaataataataattttaaagaacaaaaagaaatagtATGGATGGTGAATGGGGAGGCCGAGGTGAATTTTTGTCAGAAATGGTAGTGGGTGATAAATGGAGTAGTTTATATATAAGGAAATTATACATTTGGTTTCATAAGTTAACATATCTCATGAGATAAAGTTTTGCCATGGTGATTAGATGGTTGGACAGGTGATAatccaaaacaaaataaactCCGAAACTGAATTCAATCGTGgcaattcaaataaaaaagaaggtTTTCAATCGAGTCTTTATTTAACCTCTGGATTATTCTTTacatattttttaaacaaatcaGGCTTTCTCAGTTTGACATTATCAATCAGCATCCAACCggtttttgaattttcaaACTCAATTTCCAAGTAATAACCACCAGGACCATAATCTCGATGGCCAATTATgctttttattattggttCCTTATTAGTCATGAGGGAATATTGTTCTTAATGATATGTGTATGTTAGTTAAGTAGAAATTTCAGGTATATGTGAATATAACTTTCTTCTAAATAGTTGTTTTAATGAAAAGGAGTGTGCTGAGTTGTTAATCTTTTGGTGTGAAGGAGTTGAAAGAAAgtgaaaaatatcaaaagaagaaaagataCTTTtgttaaagaaaaaataacacACAAAActttagaattgaaagCAAGAAAAGATTGCAAAGAAAGGAaagtgtgtgtgtgtgtgtttcAGTTGGCGGCGGCGGCGGAAGTAATAATCagaaaaagacaaagaaaattgGGATGATGAGGGGCGGGAAAACGAAGGACGAGAAGTGGAGGGGGGTAGGAATAAATTTGGGTGGCTTACGAAACAattgggaaaaaaaaaaatttcaggGGGAAATTTACCACTTATTTATGTTTGTGGAAAATGGTTTTCGAAATAGTCACTACTATTGTTTGATGAAATATATAACAATGGTGATGAACCCGGGTATAGTGGAGAGTGTTTTGTTTTACGTGAACATTTTATACGCACGGAACATATAACAATTGTAGATAAAGTAAATCCGTTTCAGTAACAATGGAACAAGAGAAATCTATATaggaaaatcaattaatcacGAGGaatacaaacaacaaacaaagtCAAAAagattaattgaaaaaaaagaaagtggATATTAGGCAATTTACCAAACATGACGAGTTTAGTGATGGATTACatttagaagaaaattttgaaaaatacaaaaaaaaactacaaCAAGAAACATAACCCTtcattttaaatttttgttggttgATACCTAATTTTAGAAACTTGATGATaatacaaacaaacaaatgtAGCACAACTGCATACACTCGTAATCATTAGTATAGgcaatttaaaaaaaagagcaTTCAAATCATCCATCTCACTTATCAGTTTAGTTTATCTATAATCTGTTCAGAATAGCTTTTACCCCCACCTCACACACACATAAATAGATTCAAAGTTAAGCTAATACTACAAGATGAATAAGAACATTAATTCAAATACTTTAAAAAGCTGAAACAAAGGAAAAACTTCAATCCAGAAGagactaaaaaaaaaaaatgttgagAGTGTTTTTTTACTTTGAAGACGCGCTAGTGTGTGTGAGTCAGTCTGTGTAAAAAATATCACAATGTATGTATATATGATGTCATGATTGCTATTTTTGGGGGAGAATAGTGTACTTTatcacaaaaaaattttttttcttccaattctCCATTTTTAACCGCGCGACCACTATAATACGGTATGAGCCGGAAACTTATCTAGAAATCGAAAGTCGTGTGCTCACtcaatattatttctaACCTTTAAATTCTGCTTACAATCGTCAAAGTTATTTGATGCCCCCTTTATCTATTCTTTAATTTCCACAACAATAGCAACACTTGCAGATATGTTAAAATGAATCTAGAACACACTTAGCTTAAGCCTATACTTTATGATCAAGACAATCGTCTGTTTTCTTGGAACTTCCAGTAAAAGATTGGTTATGAGCCCAAAGACTTGAATTTCAAGATTTACTGAATATAACTCTTTCGCACGACTTTTGCAACATTTGTTATACATCgtttaaaattgattagcACCTGGTTAATATTGGAAGTTGATATCAATTTGTCATTAGAAGTTCTTCATTGTGTTGAAATTCGAAGTCTGAGAACAAAATATGCCATTTCCAGAATTTAATTTAGAAATTACACACATGCacctatatatatattatttaaaataaCAAACAATTAGTGTCTAGCATCCAATACATGACAACTTTCAGTAGATTTTGGTCAATTACAAACAAGCGGGGAAAACAAATGAGGGAACATACCTTAAATATCTGCTTCTAATTAAAGCAGTAGGTCTTATATTATACCGTTACTCATCAGTGTGATCCAAATGGTAATCCTGCAAATCAGGATAATCATCTAAATAGTCGTCAGTTATATCGGGATATTCTTCTAATGCATCCTGTAGTTTCAAccattttataatttttccttcaaataaaaaacgAAGAAGTACAcctttattgatttttctaTAACCCATGATTCTCAATGGCATCAATCCATTCATTTATTCCtcaattaaagaaattagtATTATGGATGGACAATGATTTGCAGATGGAGATTCAAAATTGAGATTAAActgatttttatttggaaataaaatttttaattcaattaattgctTGCTAGACAAATCAAGAATAATAAGATAAAAGCGGGAAGAACGAAAGATTACGTAGTTTTTATAATTCGAAAGaacacatatatatattggAAGAATACTCTACCATTATGTGCAATAGTAGATTATGTTATATTACATTTTTCCCCACTAGTGAGTAGTCACTTCTGGTTGCTGCATTTTTGAAGATATGAAGAATAAAGtcagaaaatttttctatGATAtgtaattaattttttttttacttcttGGTGAGAATACGTTCAATTAGGGGGTAACTTTTTATAGTTTAATTCAATCTATCCCTTTTTATTTACAccaattataattttgtaGTGATCATTGTTTTAAAATACAGTTTTAGTCGTCATTCAACTGAGGCTTGGTAGACTATAAGAAAAGTAACTATTTAGAAGTTATACCAGCAAGAGATATGTCAGTTATACTATAAAAATAGAGTTTGGTAATCTGAACTAATGCCTCTCCTTAATCATGCATAATGATATGTCATATTATCATGGGTTCGTGAGGGGCTCATCGTTAACAATAGTTGTACTTGAATATTTCTGTAAATATGATGAGTCATCACAAATCGTACATGGTTTCTCTTTTAGATGTTACAATAATCTATAAGTATATCATAAAATACTTTGAGTTTTAGGTTTCAGCAAAATAAGAAGCTGTGGCAAATTTACAATCCCATTCAGTTTATATGATTTACAATATAAACTTT contains:
- a CDS encoding uncharacterized protein (Protein of unknown function), whose translation is MNGLMPLRIMGYRKINKGVLLRFLFEGKIIKWLKLQDALEEYPDITDDYLDDYPDLQDYHLDHTDE
- a CDS encoding uncharacterized protein (Ortholog of C. dubliniensis CD36 : Cd36_62310); this translates as MTNKEPIIKSIIGHRDYGPGGYYLEIEFENSKTGWMSIDNVKSRKPDLFKKYVKNNPEVK
- a CDS encoding uncharacterized protein (Ortholog(s) have role in cellular response to DNA damage stimulus, interspecies interaction between organisms and cytoplasmic mRNA processing body, cytosol, nuclear periphery, polysome localization), which encodes MPITSLESYLFERKFANASSIEILQNAVIGIDVEHYLSRIYTFKKEQFLPAIGGAPSSLRDYIKSDLKVFQEFNIKPIFVISGLHTQLEQKYKNNLIEFDTQHVENTWNKVNSKDPYGHGFHHQHSHSHSANIDGFRNLNEPLPIYSMINYIIKFFLEFDIDYMISPYDASFQLSYLYQSGIIDIVYGSTDLLLTKIDKFILGMEFQSKDFRFVNKNKVLKGLNLSERQFLDLCIIVGCGVQPETFPLFSALSNKPPSGGDMPSSSSTSSYGVGGSAIGSGSAPGAPGSGSGPAGPGAGSQLSYFKIGLDILYQYAQFSGDNSSLLGYIITLNNPKLLDLYYKGVCAIRYMPILNQEGYVELYHVAMAKLGLSENIDFLHQEEEVVGGQIQAENQQVKGRNAEVKQTKQGGETDNEKSNADSNTLHRSVRIPNDVHEIISQRLPPELYFYQSMGLLPLALLGSIVKGELIIRAPLEGGMGNKSNESYKNLITSKFYVELLDSQFNLITQFLARYYQVKKIRVKYWFKKDILELNNRFTPPISKKLNKFIISDDGAGENFAISKFFHSRLNGEYTSTKTVGTRSDIISTILLRALYLYGIVNDKSELSSIGKILVEFAKSVNSDISQEDFEHIILLVLLLDSKTLKLNEPSKEYTDVSNYYKKSMVDQQQQQQQQQQQQQQQQYSNQFSKQGLADDIVKKITLISRIFSFKKLNVSPINYQGPISRSLLNFRSHVEFINYNLINTLQLVLVDFIVRQEQNSIKTDYETKDDWYKLIDQLPFYKSLNNTLMGVISEIYFEMAIKQKQGQPQLTKEEIIKNCQNHLADHIFSVNIPSFNINVNGINSTSKTQLNNDFKQGVEWWKKFIILVDIINKIDKKLVDNSLYQEIKQADEFLKEFV